CCAGTCAGTAGGACAGAATGggttttcaaagcaaaaatgaattacatttttaaaaagtgattaggTGATATTTATAAAAGTTTGCAAATTTATAGCTGTTTTGGCCCATCAAATCCACATTGTAAAACCTACTGTGCAGGAATTAAAAGcacaatatttatatttgtataaaactAGTTTCTTTATTTAACATACTTCAAGGGACAAAAAACTAACAAACACTAGTATGGCCAccaataaacaaatttaaagaaatgtttacacccaatattaacaaatattatacatctatgaaaaagaataaaacattatatatgaCGATAGCCCTAATATATTatcaaatatgtagaaattaagaGGTAAAGCATAGTCAATACCAAGAAATGCAAACTGTTGCcaccatttgttatttttaaacagagtTTAGTCGGGCAGCGACCAAATAGCGCATAGCTTCTCAGCACAGTCAGAATATATGTGAATCCACCTTTCTTCGCCACAATTTCATCAAAGCTCTTTTCATCTCACTGTTTCTCAAGCTGTAGATCAGTGGATTCAACAGAGGTGTAAGAAGTGAGTAGGACAATGACATCACCTTCTTGGTTTCTGGGGAATAGCCAGATTTGGGTTGTAAATAAGTCATACTTGCTGTGCCATAGAAGAGGGTCACAGATGTGAGATGGGAGGCACAGGTGGAAAAGGCCTTTTGCCTCCCAGTGGCCGATGGCATCTTCAGGATGGCAAAGAGAATCCGAACATAAGACAAGAGGATCAACACGAAAGGAACCATGATAATCAAAACAGTGCCAGTGAACGCATAGATTTCAAACAGAAAGGTGTCTGCGCATGCAAGTTCTAGCACTGCTGGGGTTTCACAAGAGATGTGATTGATTTCATTGGGGCCACAGAAGGGAAAACTGAAAACCCATGTGGTCTGCACAGTACCTAACATAAAACCTAAGAGCCATGAAATTATAAGTAATTTCATGAAAACCCTTTTGTTCATAATCATTGGGTAGCTCAGAGGATGGCAGATTGCAGCAAATCGGTCATAAGCCATCGCCCCCAGGAGAAAACATTCAGtcccaccaaaaaaaagaataaaatacatctgTGCAAAACATTCTGCAAAAGTAATTAACGTTTTTTCAGTGGAGAGGACCACCAGCATTTCAGGCATAATGACTGCACTGAAACTCACATCCACCACAGACAGGTTCTGCAGGAACAGGTACATGGGAACGTGGAGGCTCTGTTCCAGGGAGATGGTGACTATAATGATGGCATTTCCCATCAGAGTCCCTAGGTAAACAACCAAGAAAACCCCAAAGAGCTGCTCTTGGAGTTCAGGAAAGTTAGAAAAGCCCAAGAGGATGAATTCAACCACAGAGCTTTgattttgccttttcatttcagtGGTGGAGAGTATATTATTTTGATGGACATTGCATAAAAATTATGAAGTCATGGTCCAAAAGCTAAGAATCTGTGTCTGAAATTCACCCCAGATACTCTTGACAGAAGACATAAAAAGGAACACATCCTGACTAAATTCAGTTTGGCAATTTTGGAAATGGCCAATTACTTGGAttaataagcttttaaaataaaaaggaggaagtGAAGAGTACTGGCTCACAAGTCTTGtctgaaaagcaaaacataatATCAAAATGTTTTTGCAACGtaatataatttgattttaaacatAGCCTTAAAACAAACATAGATATTTTATAACCGAGGTTCCATTCCCATCACATTGCTATCACTATCACCTCTTGTTctcaattttatataaataggtatttttaaaactacaaaaaataaagtattaaaaagtaTACAAAGGGGAAAGTTacacaacaaattttaaaacagcctAATGAATCAGTGTTATAGCACAGttgattaacatttattataaatattcatcaTGTTCAAAATACCTGTATGAAACTTGGTTAAATATGAAAACTCTGCAGGAACCTACAAATGGGTTTCTAGTTAGATGTATCTATCTTAGATGATCTGTAAATAGGGTGTATTGCCTTCAGGCTTATTGATTTTTGTAAAGGCTGTCATGGCCAATTACATTGAGATTGGCCTACATGGGAAATTTTAAGGGCCAGTTCTCTATGGCTAATCCTTGTGACCATGATAGTGAAGAATCATCCAATTTTGATCATTCTAAATCTGTGATTTGAAcatttactctctgtctctctctgtctttcctctctctccttttatccTTCTCACGAGTTAATGTAATCATTAattattcaacaaacactgatTGAGCACCTACCGTTTTCTAGGTTAGGAATCTCAAGGATACAATGGATTCCTCGTCTCAATAGAGAGCTGGAAACGCTATATAAAATAGCATTCCACTGTTACGTCGGTACTCCAATATTATGTCTTGTTCTGTGTTTCTCCattatcattatctccatttctcCATTATCATTACCAGCAGACATTGTATCTATATATTAATGGGGCAGATATGATTTACATGTATACACAagtataaattacatatttataatatttatagatTATACATGTGTAAAATCTAACTCCATCTCTAAAATCTAAACTCCAGGAATACaaaactttggtttttttctatGCTATTTTCCCAATGTCTACAACAGCCCATACCCAATAAATGATACTAAACCAACATTTTATgaataatggaattaaaaaatgaggaaatccaaTATATATGTAAGGAATCCAATGTTGAAAAGAGTGAAACCAAAAACAACACAGTTAGGAAGCAGAGGTAAAAACAAGGGGGCTATTAGACATTTCTGTGAGGGATCCAACTCTTCTGAATGGAGAAAGGGGGTGAACAACTACAACCATAGCATGTCACCAGTAGAAGGTACAGTAGGTAGAAGAAGGAAGGCATAAGGAGGAGGGAGGACTCATTCAAGTCAAGAGTATTGGATGACATCCTAGCATTACAATGGAGGCCTACTGGCCTTTGTGTGATGTTTTGAAAACCAGGAGATATACACTGTGGGAGATGAAGAACCCAGGAGAACAGAAGGATGCAGCAAGCTAAAGACATTTCATGGAGTCTTGAGAAAAGACCAGTAGGATATTAAGAGTAGGATATTCGTGGAAAGcaagttgatttatttatgaatttggCAATATCATTCATTAAAATCACATGTCCATATTAACTATGCTGATTATagtttgcattttgaaaagtCACCAGAAATTAGTAAAATATGGTCACAGGATCAAACACTTAAAACCCATTTCTAATGAGAAAAACAGTAATGTGTATTAAGGTCCAAATATTTAAAGTGGTAGGTTTTGAAAATTGGAAAACTTAAAgcataatgtaaataaaatagaaaaactttgTAGGACTGATTGTAAGCATCTGATGAGGGCAAAAAATGTTCACAACTGGTAACAGACCACTGACTACAGTGGCTGCACCTTTTCTCTGTAACTTAGAGACCCTGATGCTGTCTTGGAGAATtcctgaaaagaaatatttagccAGAGCACTGCCTAAATAGGCTTCAAACTTTCAGATGAAAAGGTAGGAGTTGCACTTATTTACCAAGTTCCCTTCCAGTTGCAAAATTCTAACATCTGATGATTAGTGTGTGCAAAGTCTTTATACCCCTAATTATTGCCCAAACTTTTCTctgcaaagagggaaagagaaatcaacCAGCTACAAAACCAAGGAGTCCATGGAGTCAAATGTGTCAGCTCTGTCTAGTGACCCCTGAGCACAGAGACATCACTTCAACAGCATCTCCAATGATCCGCTGGAGAGGAAGTATACATGGGAAAcccacaaacacatacacacagccgGATCCTCCCTTTCTTACCTACTGactctgtctctttaaatttctaaatacttTATCTGAAGTTTAAACTCCACTCAAAAGCCACCTTCTGAATACAGTTCAGTGCTTCAGGGCACTGATTCTAGAACTATATATGACATTGAATCATATGCCCTGTAGAATCCTTCCCTGGAGAACTTGGAATCACTTCATAAACACTTTCTCATATTTTGGCATGATGACTAAAGAGGCTGGACCTTGGCCCCACAGGTGAGAAACCTCAAGAGCACACACCTGGAGAACCACTCCTTTCTAGTCATAGCGCTTGTGTCACACATGCTCTGTTTCTTGATGTCAGTGGCGATAATACAGGTGATATGCGGTTTGGGAGAGGTCAAGATGTAGAGTCAGGATTTGTGCACTTCCTACATGTAGATTAGATGTCAATGAAATGTGTACAAGTATGTCAGATACAtgcaaaaagagataaaaaggaagtAATATTAATGTCAAACTATAATTTTATAGCCAATAGTACTAAATAGAAGAACAACCAAAATGTAGAGAAATTAACACACCATCCTCAAAGATTGGCAGACAAAATAGACCATACAGACATAAAAATGAGAAGGTTATAATTTAACAGATGGCAATGAGAGAGTAAATATAAGAGAGAAACAACATTTTTTATGTTGCTAACTTTGTTTTCCTCCCAAAATATGTATATGATATTTACAAAGAGTCATcatatacctgtcagaatgaaaatataaataaatacaaaatagttGGCATTTGTACACATGACATACTCATACACCAAAACAGCAGAACAACAGCcaaatgtagaaaagaaaactaaagcctTGGAAATTTCAAAACACCCTGAAAGTATCTCTTTAGCTAACAGGATGTTGGAAATGAAATTCAGGCCACTAAGATAGCATTTGCAAATGAACTTATCACATTTTCATTCATCGGTGTGTCCAGAACTATACTCCTGGTCTTCCCCTAAACCTGCTCCACACTCAGCATTCCTCATCTCAGGGAACGGCAGCTCA
This genomic stretch from Lynx canadensis isolate LIC74 chromosome D1, mLynCan4.pri.v2, whole genome shotgun sequence harbors:
- the LOC115526175 gene encoding olfactory receptor 10A3-like, with translation MKRQNQSSVVEFILLGFSNFPELQEQLFGVFLVVYLGTLMGNAIIIVTISLEQSLHVPMYLFLQNLSVVDVSFSAVIMPEMLVVLSTEKTLITFAECFAQMYFILFFGGTECFLLGAMAYDRFAAICHPLSYPMIMNKRVFMKLLIISWLLGFMLGTVQTTWVFSFPFCGPNEINHISCETPAVLELACADTFLFEIYAFTGTVLIIMVPFVLILLSYVRILFAILKMPSATGRQKAFSTCASHLTSVTLFYGTASMTYLQPKSGYSPETKKVMSLSYSLLTPLLNPLIYSLRNSEMKRALMKLWRRKVDSHIF